The following proteins are encoded in a genomic region of Nonomuraea muscovyensis:
- a CDS encoding helix-turn-helix transcriptional regulator → MSDDDLDALALLHDPVRRSLYEVVAGSGGEVGRAEAAEAAGVSRTLAGHHLDRLVEAGLLESGLRQPERRGPGSGRPAKVYRRAAGERSVSLPPREYGVLASVLADVVDALGAEEQAEAAARRAGELLGRGHRGEPVEEVLRARGYEPYAEEGRVRLRNCPFHALSREQPLLVCSMNLALCRGVLEGLGDAPERAVLDPRPGECCVSLTSKTNED, encoded by the coding sequence GTGAGCGATGACGACCTGGACGCCCTGGCCCTGCTGCACGACCCGGTCCGGCGCAGCCTGTACGAGGTCGTGGCGGGCAGCGGCGGCGAGGTGGGCCGGGCCGAGGCGGCCGAGGCCGCCGGGGTGTCGAGGACGCTGGCCGGCCACCACCTCGACAGGCTCGTCGAGGCGGGGCTGCTGGAGAGCGGGCTCAGGCAGCCGGAGCGGCGCGGGCCCGGCAGCGGCCGGCCGGCCAAGGTCTACCGCAGGGCCGCGGGGGAGCGGTCGGTCAGCCTGCCGCCACGCGAGTACGGCGTGCTGGCCTCGGTGCTGGCGGACGTGGTCGACGCGCTGGGCGCCGAGGAGCAGGCCGAGGCGGCGGCCCGCAGGGCGGGCGAGCTGCTCGGCCGCGGACACCGGGGTGAGCCGGTCGAGGAGGTGCTGCGGGCGCGCGGCTACGAGCCGTACGCCGAGGAAGGGCGGGTACGGCTGCGCAACTGCCCGTTCCACGCGCTGTCGCGGGAGCAGCCGCTCCTGGTGTGCTCGATGAACCTGGCCCTGTGCCGGGGCGTGCTGGAGGGGCTGGGCGACGCGCCGGAGCGGGCGGTGCTCGACCCGCGTCCGGGGGAGTGCTGCGTGTCACTCACTTCTAAAACAAATGAAGATTGA
- a CDS encoding DUF3866 family protein, with product MIRWRKGEVVRIRREWPGAVELDVAVPEGQCRALAYPALVGRPEPGDEVLLNTTALAMGLGTGGYAMVVAVPNRLPQDPEGPGHLVKARYTPLQATVLGVDEQDSPHHEILREADSLDGMPVVVADLHSALPPILCGLYAAFGGMPGARVVYVMQDGGALPAWFSMVCARLREIGWLAGVVTVGQAFGGDVEAVTTHTGLLAARHVLQADVTVVTQGPGNLGTGTRWGFSGVAAGEAVNAAAVLLGRPVAALRVSEGDLRERHMGVSHHSLTAYGRVALSPAQVPVPMLPGEFGERVRDQAELLAVRHELVAVPVDGLHEALRESPVRLSTMGRGLEEDLAYFLTSAAAGRFAASLLS from the coding sequence GTGATCAGATGGCGCAAGGGCGAGGTCGTACGGATCCGGCGCGAGTGGCCGGGAGCGGTGGAGCTGGACGTCGCCGTGCCCGAGGGGCAGTGCCGGGCGCTGGCCTATCCGGCTCTGGTGGGCCGCCCGGAACCCGGCGACGAGGTGCTGCTCAACACGACGGCACTCGCGATGGGTCTCGGTACGGGAGGTTACGCCATGGTGGTGGCCGTCCCGAACCGTTTGCCGCAAGATCCTGAGGGTCCGGGGCACCTGGTGAAGGCGCGCTACACGCCGCTGCAGGCCACGGTGCTCGGTGTGGACGAGCAGGACTCCCCCCACCACGAGATCTTGCGCGAGGCCGACTCGCTGGACGGGATGCCGGTCGTGGTGGCCGACCTGCACTCGGCGCTGCCGCCGATCCTGTGCGGCCTGTACGCGGCGTTCGGCGGCATGCCCGGCGCGCGGGTGGTGTACGTGATGCAGGACGGCGGGGCGCTGCCCGCGTGGTTCTCGATGGTGTGCGCGCGGCTGCGCGAGATCGGCTGGCTGGCCGGGGTGGTGACCGTCGGCCAGGCCTTCGGCGGCGACGTGGAGGCGGTCACCACCCACACCGGCCTGCTGGCGGCCCGGCACGTGCTCCAGGCCGACGTGACCGTCGTCACCCAGGGACCGGGCAACCTCGGCACGGGCACCCGGTGGGGGTTCTCGGGCGTCGCGGCGGGCGAGGCGGTCAACGCCGCCGCCGTGCTGCTCGGCCGGCCGGTGGCGGCGCTGCGGGTCAGCGAGGGCGACCTGCGCGAGCGGCACATGGGCGTGTCGCACCACTCGCTGACCGCCTACGGCCGGGTGGCGCTGTCACCGGCGCAGGTGCCGGTGCCGATGCTGCCGGGCGAGTTCGGCGAGCGGGTCCGCGACCAGGCCGAGCTGCTGGCCGTCCGGCACGAGCTCGTGGCCGTGCCCGTCGACGGGCTGCACGAGGCGCTGCGGGAGTCGCCGGTGCGGCTGTCGACGATGGGGCGGGGGCTGGAGGAGGACCTGGCCTACTTCCTGACCTCGGCGGCGGCGGGCAGGTTCGCCGCCTCGTTGCTGTCGTAG
- the tatC gene encoding twin-arginine translocase subunit TatC, whose amino-acid sequence MDHLRELRNRLLIATAALVVGVVIGWIFFDPVWEFVKAPYCETDQAKMLRDNTCTLVFSGIFQSFFLTLKVSALVGVIASSPVWLYQVWAFVTPALYRNEKRYSVAFMALAIPLFLLGAALAYIVMDTSLAILLGFAPSDAVAAVQIDEYVSYVLIMLVIFGVSFELPLLLVFLNVIGVLPRATVKKHRRTVIFGMFVFGAIITPGGDPITMMALAAPMIILYFVAEGFMYLREKRAPSGEDFSHLADDEASELPEDSGPAR is encoded by the coding sequence ATGGACCACCTGCGGGAGCTCCGTAACCGGTTGCTCATCGCGACGGCCGCGCTGGTCGTCGGCGTCGTCATCGGGTGGATCTTCTTCGACCCGGTGTGGGAGTTCGTCAAGGCCCCCTACTGCGAGACCGACCAGGCGAAGATGCTGCGGGACAACACCTGCACGCTGGTCTTCAGCGGCATCTTCCAGTCCTTCTTCCTCACGCTGAAGGTCTCGGCGCTGGTCGGCGTGATCGCGTCGTCACCGGTCTGGCTCTACCAGGTCTGGGCGTTCGTCACCCCGGCCCTCTACCGCAACGAGAAGCGCTACTCGGTCGCCTTCATGGCCCTGGCGATCCCGCTGTTCCTGCTCGGCGCGGCGCTCGCCTACATCGTCATGGACACCAGCCTCGCGATCCTGCTCGGCTTCGCGCCCAGTGACGCGGTGGCCGCCGTCCAGATCGACGAGTACGTCAGCTACGTGCTCATCATGCTGGTGATCTTCGGCGTCTCCTTCGAGCTGCCGCTGCTGCTCGTGTTCCTCAACGTCATCGGCGTCCTGCCGCGGGCGACGGTGAAGAAGCACCGGCGCACGGTGATCTTCGGGATGTTCGTGTTCGGCGCGATCATCACGCCGGGCGGCGACCCCATCACCATGATGGCGCTCGCCGCGCCGATGATCATCCTGTACTTCGTGGCCGAAGGGTTCATGTACCTGCGCGAGAAGCGGGCGCCGTCCGGCGAGGACTTCTCGCACCTGGCCGACGACGAGGCGTCGGAGCTGCCCGAGGATTCCGGTCCGGCGCGATAG
- a CDS encoding helix-turn-helix transcriptional regulator, whose amino-acid sequence MSRRKTERLLNLVICLLATRRPLSAEQIRHAVPGYDRDGDEAFQRMFERDKNELREIGIPIDVVRDPWEEEPGYRIQRQSYELPEITLEPDEAAVLGLAAQVWQRASLAEAASGALLKLRAGGVSTDESVGGVGGGGGGGALELRVDTRDPAFPALWNAVRDRRVVRFDYRGAGSETVRERTVEPWGVVSRRGRWYLAGFDRDRQAPRAFRLSRITGQVATVGRPGAVEVPEGIDLRAMVGFPEEPMEERAALIRVRQGACEGLRQLARAVHPGSEGWDEAELAFADTERLAGWMASLGADVEVVEPPDAREAVIRRLKGTLA is encoded by the coding sequence ATGTCGCGCCGTAAGACCGAGCGGTTGCTGAATCTCGTGATCTGCCTGCTCGCCACGCGGCGGCCCTTGTCGGCCGAGCAGATCCGCCACGCCGTGCCCGGCTACGACCGCGACGGCGACGAGGCGTTCCAGCGCATGTTCGAGCGCGACAAGAACGAGCTGCGCGAGATCGGCATCCCCATCGACGTGGTGCGCGACCCGTGGGAGGAGGAGCCGGGCTACCGCATCCAGCGCCAGTCGTACGAGCTGCCCGAGATCACCCTCGAACCCGACGAGGCGGCCGTGCTGGGCCTGGCCGCGCAGGTGTGGCAGCGCGCCAGCCTCGCCGAGGCCGCCTCGGGCGCGCTGCTGAAGCTGCGGGCGGGCGGTGTGTCCACCGACGAGAGCGTCGGCGGCGTGGGCGGCGGCGGGGGCGGTGGCGCGCTGGAGTTGCGCGTCGACACCCGCGACCCGGCCTTCCCCGCCCTGTGGAACGCCGTGCGCGACCGGCGGGTGGTCCGCTTCGACTACCGCGGCGCCGGCAGCGAGACCGTGCGCGAGCGCACCGTCGAGCCGTGGGGAGTGGTCAGCCGCCGCGGCCGCTGGTACCTCGCCGGGTTCGACCGCGACCGCCAGGCGCCCCGCGCGTTCCGGCTCAGCCGCATCACCGGGCAGGTCGCCACCGTCGGCAGGCCCGGCGCCGTCGAGGTGCCCGAGGGGATCGACCTGCGGGCCATGGTGGGCTTCCCCGAGGAGCCGATGGAGGAACGCGCCGCCCTCATCCGCGTACGGCAGGGCGCCTGCGAAGGACTGCGCCAGCTCGCCCGAGCCGTCCACCCCGGCTCCGAGGGCTGGGACGAGGCGGAGCTGGCCTTCGCCGACACCGAGCGGCTGGCCGGCTGGATGGCCAGCCTCGGCGCCGACGTCGAGGTGGTCGAGCCGCCCGACGCCCGCGAGGCCGTCATCCGCCGACTGAAGGGAACCCTGGCATGA
- a CDS encoding helix-turn-helix transcriptional regulator, translated as MSGSADRLPRLLALVPYLMSHPGAQVGEVAEVFGLSEKQLIDDLQLVWMCGLPGHTPGDLIDVSWDGGEILIDNADTIARPLRLGIDEASALLVALRMLAAMPELAEVPGDALPRVVAKLERAAGEGAAEVSSQVAVDVDAAPDALPRVRDGLNRRRRLSLRYYVPGRDEVTPREVDPMRLVVVDGRTYLEGWCYRAEAMRLFRLDRMLGVEVLDVPADPPAEAEPIDVAQGVFRPSPTDELVELEVSAAGRWVAEYYPCEGLTELGEGRLRITLRARDEDWIVKLALRLGDTGRVVSPPAMAERVRAEAERALALYAHRS; from the coding sequence ATGAGCGGGTCCGCCGACCGGCTGCCCAGACTGCTGGCCCTCGTCCCGTACCTGATGTCCCACCCGGGGGCGCAGGTCGGCGAGGTGGCCGAGGTGTTCGGGCTGAGCGAGAAGCAGCTCATCGACGACCTGCAGCTCGTGTGGATGTGCGGGCTGCCCGGCCACACGCCCGGCGACCTCATCGACGTGTCGTGGGACGGCGGTGAGATCCTCATCGACAACGCCGACACCATCGCCAGGCCGCTGCGGCTCGGCATCGACGAGGCCAGCGCGCTGCTGGTGGCGCTGCGCATGCTGGCCGCCATGCCCGAGCTGGCCGAGGTGCCCGGCGACGCGCTGCCCCGGGTGGTGGCCAAGCTGGAGCGGGCCGCCGGCGAGGGCGCCGCCGAGGTCAGTAGCCAGGTCGCCGTGGACGTCGACGCCGCCCCCGACGCGCTGCCGCGCGTCCGCGACGGGCTGAACCGGCGGCGCAGGCTGTCGCTGCGCTACTACGTGCCCGGCCGCGACGAGGTGACGCCGCGCGAGGTCGATCCCATGCGGCTGGTGGTGGTCGACGGCCGCACCTACCTGGAGGGCTGGTGCTACCGGGCCGAGGCGATGCGGCTGTTCAGACTCGACCGGATGCTCGGCGTCGAGGTGCTCGACGTGCCCGCCGACCCGCCCGCCGAGGCCGAGCCGATCGACGTCGCCCAGGGCGTCTTCCGGCCCTCGCCCACCGACGAGCTGGTCGAGCTGGAGGTGAGCGCCGCCGGTCGCTGGGTGGCCGAGTACTACCCGTGCGAAGGGCTCACCGAGCTGGGCGAGGGGCGGCTGCGGATCACGCTGCGCGCCCGTGACGAGGACTGGATCGTCAAGCTGGCGCTGCGGCTGGGCGACACCGGCCGGGTCGTCTCGCCGCCCGCCATGGCCGAGCGGGTCCGGGCCGAGGCCGAGCGGGCGCTGGCGCTGTACGCTCATCGGTCATGA
- the tatA gene encoding Sec-independent protein translocase subunit TatA, with product MPNLGVPELLIIALVLILLFGAKKLPEMARGVGRSLRIFKAETAKLRDDDEHDGAQTTAQATVQPQAQPQQPVQPQPIAPVQPVAPAQPSAEEQARQLEEQAARLRANAAAQADKRV from the coding sequence ATGCCGAACCTCGGAGTCCCCGAACTTCTGATCATCGCACTGGTGCTCATCCTGCTGTTCGGGGCCAAGAAGCTGCCCGAGATGGCGCGTGGTGTGGGCCGGTCCCTGCGCATCTTCAAGGCCGAGACGGCCAAGCTCCGCGACGACGACGAGCATGACGGAGCCCAGACCACCGCGCAGGCCACGGTTCAGCCGCAGGCCCAGCCGCAGCAGCCCGTCCAGCCGCAGCCGATCGCACCGGTCCAGCCGGTCGCGCCCGCGCAGCCGTCGGCCGAGGAGCAGGCCCGCCAGCTTGAGGAGCAGGCCGCCAGGCTGCGCGCCAACGCCGCGGCCCAGGCCGACAAGCGCGTCTGA
- a CDS encoding DEAD/DEAH box helicase: MTTPAERYAAFREKFGDDGAAFRSFRGLYDFQLDDFQVDACRALEAGDGVLVAAPTGSGKTVVGEFAVHLALEQGRKCFYTTPIKALSNQKYNDLVKRYGTAKVGLLTGDNSVNGDAPIVVMTTEVLRNMLYAGSATLAGLGFVVMDEVHYLADRFRGAVWEEVIIHLPESVRLVALSATVSNAEEFGEWLGEVRGDTTVIVDEDRPVPLWQHMMAGNRIYDMFLADDDVPRINPTLMRVTRDAERLTAGRGRRGYGRPQRSRPPDRAQVIEKLDAEGLLPAITFIFSRAGCDAAVMQCLHAGIRLTTEREQHEIRQLVDERTAHLPDEDLAVLGYLEWRDCLERGLAAHHAGMLPAFKEVVEELFTRGLVKAVFATETLALGINMPARTVVIEKLDKWNGESHADLTPGEYTQLTGRAGRRGIDVEGHAVVLWQPGMDPLSVAGLAGTRTYPLRSSFQPSYNMAVNLVGQFGRERARTLLEESFAQFQADRAVVGLAKQLRKHEEALEGYQEAMTCHLGDFTEYAGLRRRLSDREAELSRQRGAARRAAAVRSLEALEPGDVIRVPGGRRAGLAIVLDPGRNPRGHGPSPLVLTIGKQVKKLDPADFPVPVEPIEKLRIPKNFNGRSPKERANLVSTLLAKIGDRDLGKPQRARDHAVEDEEINELRRRIRQHPCHGCDEREEHARWAERYHKLLRETEGLRRRVEGRSHVISRTFDRICSVLGQLGYLHDETVTDEGRRLGRLYTELDLLTAECLRSGLWEKLEPAELAACVSALVFESRQADDARRPRLPAGRAQDALTAMIRLWGELEGIESDHGLDTIREPDLGFAWAAFRWTKGHSLDAVLMDGVNGNELAAGDFVRWIKQLIDLLGQLGNAAPPDSKIKQTASKAIDAMRRGVVAYSSLS, encoded by the coding sequence ATGACGACGCCAGCGGAACGCTACGCGGCCTTCCGCGAGAAGTTCGGGGACGACGGGGCCGCTTTCAGATCGTTCCGAGGTCTGTACGACTTCCAGCTCGACGACTTCCAGGTGGACGCCTGCCGGGCGCTGGAGGCCGGCGACGGGGTCCTGGTGGCCGCGCCCACCGGCTCGGGCAAGACGGTCGTCGGAGAGTTCGCCGTCCACCTCGCCCTCGAACAGGGCCGCAAGTGCTTCTACACCACGCCCATCAAGGCGCTGTCCAACCAGAAGTACAACGACCTGGTCAAGCGCTACGGCACCGCCAAGGTGGGCCTGCTGACCGGCGACAACAGCGTCAACGGCGACGCCCCGATCGTGGTCATGACCACCGAGGTGCTGCGCAACATGCTCTACGCCGGGTCGGCGACGCTGGCCGGGCTGGGCTTCGTCGTCATGGACGAGGTGCACTACCTCGCCGACCGGTTCCGCGGCGCGGTGTGGGAAGAGGTCATCATCCACCTGCCGGAGTCGGTCCGGCTGGTGGCGCTGTCGGCCACGGTCAGCAACGCCGAGGAGTTCGGCGAGTGGCTGGGCGAGGTGCGCGGCGACACCACGGTCATCGTCGACGAGGACCGGCCGGTGCCGCTGTGGCAGCACATGATGGCCGGCAACCGCATCTACGACATGTTCCTGGCCGACGACGACGTGCCGCGCATCAACCCCACGCTGATGCGGGTCACCCGCGACGCCGAGCGGCTCACCGCCGGCCGCGGCCGGCGCGGCTACGGCCGGCCGCAGCGGTCGCGCCCGCCGGACCGCGCTCAGGTGATCGAGAAGCTCGACGCCGAGGGGCTGCTCCCGGCGATCACGTTCATCTTCTCCCGCGCCGGCTGCGACGCGGCCGTCATGCAGTGCCTGCACGCCGGCATCCGGCTCACCACCGAGCGGGAGCAGCACGAGATCAGGCAGCTCGTCGACGAGCGCACCGCCCACCTGCCCGACGAGGACCTGGCCGTGCTGGGTTACCTGGAGTGGCGCGACTGCCTGGAGCGCGGCCTGGCCGCCCACCACGCGGGCATGCTGCCCGCGTTCAAGGAGGTCGTCGAGGAGCTGTTCACCCGCGGCCTGGTCAAGGCGGTCTTCGCCACCGAGACGCTCGCGCTCGGCATCAACATGCCCGCCCGCACCGTCGTCATCGAAAAGCTCGACAAGTGGAACGGCGAGAGCCACGCCGACCTCACCCCCGGCGAGTACACCCAGCTCACCGGCCGGGCCGGGCGGCGCGGCATCGACGTCGAGGGCCACGCCGTGGTGCTGTGGCAGCCCGGCATGGATCCGCTGTCGGTCGCAGGGCTGGCCGGCACCCGCACCTATCCGCTGCGCTCCAGCTTCCAGCCGTCCTACAACATGGCCGTCAACCTGGTCGGCCAGTTCGGCCGCGAGCGGGCCCGCACCCTGCTGGAGGAGTCGTTCGCGCAGTTCCAGGCCGACCGGGCGGTCGTCGGGCTGGCCAAGCAGCTGCGCAAGCACGAGGAGGCCCTGGAGGGCTACCAGGAGGCGATGACCTGCCACCTGGGCGACTTCACCGAGTACGCCGGACTGCGGCGGCGGCTGTCCGACCGCGAGGCCGAGCTGTCGCGCCAGCGCGGCGCCGCGCGGCGGGCGGCGGCCGTGCGGTCGCTGGAGGCGCTGGAGCCGGGCGACGTCATCCGGGTGCCGGGCGGGCGCCGGGCGGGCCTGGCGATCGTGCTCGACCCGGGCCGCAACCCGCGCGGCCACGGCCCGAGCCCGCTCGTGCTGACGATCGGCAAGCAGGTCAAGAAGCTCGACCCGGCCGACTTCCCGGTGCCCGTCGAGCCGATCGAGAAGCTGCGCATCCCGAAGAACTTCAACGGCCGTTCCCCGAAGGAGCGGGCCAACCTCGTCTCCACGCTGCTCGCCAAGATCGGCGACCGTGACCTCGGCAAGCCGCAGCGGGCCCGCGACCACGCCGTGGAGGACGAGGAGATCAACGAGCTTCGGCGGCGCATCCGGCAGCACCCGTGCCACGGCTGCGACGAGCGCGAGGAGCACGCCCGCTGGGCCGAGCGCTACCACAAGCTGCTGCGGGAGACCGAGGGGCTGCGGCGGCGCGTCGAGGGGCGCTCCCACGTCATCTCCCGCACCTTCGACCGCATCTGCTCGGTGCTCGGACAGCTCGGCTACCTTCACGACGAGACCGTCACCGACGAGGGCCGGCGCCTCGGCCGCCTCTACACCGAGCTCGACCTGCTGACCGCCGAGTGCCTGCGCAGCGGGTTGTGGGAGAAGCTGGAGCCGGCGGAGCTGGCCGCGTGCGTGTCGGCGCTGGTGTTCGAGTCGCGCCAGGCCGACGACGCCCGCCGCCCGCGCCTGCCGGCCGGGCGGGCGCAGGACGCGCTGACCGCGATGATCCGGCTGTGGGGCGAGCTGGAGGGCATCGAGTCCGACCATGGCCTCGACACCATCCGCGAGCCCGACCTGGGCTTCGCCTGGGCGGCGTTCCGGTGGACGAAGGGGCACAGCCTGGACGCGGTGCTCATGGACGGCGTCAACGGCAACGAGCTCGCGGCGGGCGACTTCGTCCGGTGGATCAAGCAGCTCATCGACCTGCTCGGCCAGCTCGGCAACGCCGCCCCGCCGGACAGCAAGATCAAGCAGACCGCGTCCAAGGCGATCGACGCGATGCGACGCGGCGTCGTGGCCTACTCCTCGCTCTCCTAG
- a CDS encoding diacylglycerol/lipid kinase family protein has product MSPQLALLVNPAARGGRTLPLLEPVVRRLRAGGAEVSVIVGADAADALERACTAVAEHPDALVAFGGDGLVHLAVQAVAGTDVPLGIIPAGTGNDIATALGVPRRDPMAAARAVLRMRSRTVDAADVSAGGGEELFAGVVCCGFDSRVNERANRLTWPPGMAKYLVAVAEELRGFRPIPFRITLDGVPSEREAMLVAVANTHSYGAGMRVCPDARPDDGLLDVMVLGAVGKGEFLRVFPRVYRGTHVTHPAVSITRVRSVRLEAPDVVAYADGERVGPGPVSCEVRPGALRVLV; this is encoded by the coding sequence GTGTCCCCTCAACTCGCCCTGCTCGTCAACCCGGCGGCCCGCGGCGGCCGCACCCTGCCTCTGCTGGAGCCCGTGGTCCGCCGCCTGCGCGCCGGCGGCGCCGAGGTGTCGGTGATCGTCGGCGCTGACGCCGCCGACGCCCTCGAACGGGCCTGCACCGCCGTGGCCGAACATCCCGACGCGCTCGTCGCCTTCGGCGGCGACGGGCTGGTGCACCTGGCCGTGCAGGCCGTGGCCGGCACCGACGTGCCGCTCGGCATCATCCCGGCCGGCACCGGCAACGACATCGCCACCGCGCTCGGCGTGCCGCGCAGGGACCCGATGGCCGCGGCCCGCGCCGTGCTGCGCATGCGGTCGCGGACCGTCGACGCCGCCGACGTCAGCGCGGGCGGCGGCGAGGAGTTGTTCGCCGGGGTGGTGTGCTGCGGGTTCGACTCGCGGGTGAACGAGCGGGCCAACCGGCTCACCTGGCCGCCGGGCATGGCGAAGTACCTGGTCGCCGTGGCCGAGGAACTGCGCGGCTTCCGGCCCATCCCGTTCCGGATCACGCTCGACGGCGTGCCGTCCGAGCGGGAGGCGATGCTGGTCGCCGTGGCCAACACCCACTCCTACGGCGCGGGCATGCGGGTGTGCCCCGACGCCCGGCCCGACGACGGGCTGCTCGACGTGATGGTGCTGGGCGCCGTCGGCAAGGGGGAGTTCCTGCGGGTCTTCCCCCGCGTCTACCGGGGGACGCACGTCACCCATCCGGCCGTGTCGATCACCCGGGTCAGGAGCGTACGGCTGGAGGCCCCGGACGTGGTGGCCTACGCCGACGGCGAACGGGTGGGGCCGGGGCCGGTGTCCTGCGAGGTGCGGCCGGGGGCGCTCAGGGTGCTCGTATAA
- a CDS encoding DUF3291 domain-containing protein: MHLAQLNVAHLRAPIDAPELATFVELLEPINDLADSAPGFVWRLKESDEDPTATVVHEYGDHLLVNFSVWDSIENLWNFVYRSAHLGVLRRRREWFLRMAQPYTVMWWVPEGVVPTLAEAMVRLDHLKAVGSSPAAFTFQEPYDSNEAANLPAAAEVRK, encoded by the coding sequence ATGCATCTTGCCCAGCTCAACGTCGCGCACCTGCGCGCGCCCATCGACGCCCCCGAGCTCGCCACGTTCGTCGAGCTGCTGGAGCCGATCAACGACCTCGCCGACAGCGCCCCCGGGTTCGTCTGGCGGCTCAAGGAGAGCGACGAGGACCCCACCGCGACCGTCGTGCACGAGTACGGCGACCACCTGCTGGTCAACTTCTCGGTGTGGGACTCGATCGAGAACCTGTGGAACTTCGTCTACCGCAGCGCCCACCTGGGCGTGCTGCGCCGCCGCAGGGAGTGGTTCCTGCGCATGGCGCAGCCGTACACCGTGATGTGGTGGGTCCCCGAGGGCGTCGTCCCCACCCTCGCCGAGGCCATGGTGCGCCTCGACCACCTCAAGGCCGTGGGGTCGAGCCCCGCGGCCTTCACCTTCCAGGAGCCCTACGACAGCAACGAGGCGGCGAACCTGCCCGCCGCCGCCGAGGTCAGGAAGTAG
- a CDS encoding FKBP-type peptidyl-prolyl cis-trans isomerase: protein MRRAMAAMAAVPLIFSAAACGSDSGAGGAAQTQQQAGVKVTGNVGAKPTVTFPSGTPASKSSYEVLSAGTGPAVKAGDKLIVNLTVYDWDGKQNPFQGSTYDNKQPETIPVDEQLPQVLRDGFTKVKHGGRLLAVLAADASQQQAQQSQQPAPPTKVFVLDVVGAPPTPLKAATGKDTGDTLKGVKVDSPGGDKAPTLTTKTKDKPAKELVVKTLIEGTGKKVEAGNTLTVHYTGKIWGTDKEFDSSWGKGEPASFPLGNVIQGWQKGLVGVPIGSRVVMSIPPDLGYGAQEQQNIPANSTLVFVVDVLAAY, encoded by the coding sequence ATGCGCCGCGCAATGGCCGCCATGGCCGCCGTGCCTTTGATCTTTTCCGCCGCCGCCTGCGGCTCCGACTCAGGCGCCGGTGGCGCCGCGCAGACCCAGCAGCAGGCCGGGGTGAAGGTCACCGGCAACGTGGGCGCCAAGCCCACGGTGACCTTCCCCAGCGGCACGCCTGCCAGCAAGTCGTCGTACGAGGTGCTGAGCGCCGGCACCGGCCCGGCGGTCAAGGCCGGCGACAAACTGATCGTCAACCTGACCGTCTACGACTGGGACGGCAAGCAGAACCCCTTCCAGGGTTCCACGTACGACAACAAGCAGCCGGAGACCATCCCGGTCGACGAGCAGCTGCCGCAGGTGTTGCGTGACGGCTTCACCAAGGTCAAGCACGGCGGCCGGCTGCTGGCCGTGCTGGCGGCCGACGCCTCGCAGCAGCAGGCCCAGCAGTCGCAGCAGCCGGCGCCGCCGACCAAGGTGTTCGTGCTCGACGTGGTCGGCGCGCCACCCACCCCGTTGAAGGCCGCCACCGGCAAGGACACCGGTGACACGCTCAAGGGCGTCAAGGTGGACAGCCCCGGCGGCGACAAGGCGCCGACGCTGACCACGAAGACCAAGGACAAGCCCGCCAAGGAGCTGGTGGTCAAGACGCTGATCGAGGGCACCGGCAAGAAGGTCGAGGCGGGCAACACGCTGACGGTCCACTACACGGGCAAGATCTGGGGCACGGACAAGGAGTTCGACTCCAGCTGGGGCAAGGGTGAGCCGGCGTCGTTCCCGCTCGGCAACGTCATCCAGGGCTGGCAGAAGGGCCTGGTCGGGGTGCCGATCGGCAGTCGTGTCGTGATGAGCATCCCGCCGGACCTCGGTTACGGGGCGCAGGAGCAGCAGAACATCCCCGCCAACAGCACGCTGGTGTTCGTGGTGGACGTCCTGGCCGCGTACTGA